CCCGACGCCGACCGCCAGCCAGAGTCGGCCGTACCGCTTCGTAAACGCCGCGCGCTGGGGGACGTTTTGCTCGTCTTCCTCGAGGTCGGTGAACCGGTTGACGGTGTAAACGAACATCGTCGCCGCGAAGACGATGAAGAGGGGGAGGGGATCGAGCGGGAGGTTCGCGAGGAGGGCGGTCGTGAGGGCGACGCTGACGGTCGCCAGCGAAATGAAGAGGTTGCTGTGAACCAGAAACCGAAGGCCGGCCTTGAGGGATGATACCCAACTCGGCGTTCGGTGCGTTGCGGTGGGGGTTCTCACAACGAGTGGGCCTCGTGTGAGACGTTAGGACAGCCGACGTTTGAATGCTGTGTCGGGGGTATCTTGCCCGGTGGCTCGGTCGCCACGGCCAGGAGTCGTTCCGGAACCACGACCTCGATCGGAACTCGTGTTCCTGGGACGGTTCCGGAACTCCGCTGCCAGTGGAGAATCGACAACTCGTAGCGGTATTTCGGAGCTAACTCCGGACGTGCGGGTACGTCACACCCACGTTCAGTTGAAAACCCACACAAAGAAGGGGCGAAGGAAAACGGTACGGCGGTGACGAACCCGGTGTAGTTAATGCGCGTCGATGGAATCCCGCGGCGAGTGGAAACTGGCAGGATTTAAGCAAGGCCGGCACGGCCGTTCGAATGGAATGAAATTGCACGAGTATCAGGCGAAGAGCGTCTTCGCCGAGGCCGGGATTCCGACGCCGGATTCGGAGCTCGCGTCCGACGTCGACGGCGTCGTCGCCGCGGCCGAGGAGATCGGGTATCCAGTAGCGGTGAAAGCGCAGGTACAGGTCGGCGGCCGCGGGAAGGCCGGCGGAATCAAACTCGTCGACGACGCGGACGAGGCCCGAGAAGCGGCCGAGTCGATCCTCGGCATGGATCTGAAGGGCTATCACGTCGATCGCGTCCTCGTCGAGGAAGCGGTCGACTTCGTGAACGAACTCTACGTCGGGATCACGATGGACCGCGGCGAGGGCAAGCCCGTCGCGATGGTCTCGACCAAAGGGGGCGTCAACATCGAGGAGGTCGCTGAGGAGGACCCCGACGCGATCGCCCGCGAACACATCGATCCCTCCTTCGGGATGCATCCCTATCAGGCCCGGAAGGCCGTCTACGACGCTGGCGTCGACCAGTCGGTCGCGCGCGACGTCTCGAGCGTCCTCACCACGCTCTACCAGCTCTGGGACGACAAGGACGGCGCGGACGCCGAGATCAACCCGCTGATGGTCACAGCAGACGACGAGGTCATCGCGGCCGACGCCGTGATGAACATCGACGAGGACGCGCTGTTCCGACAGCCCGAACTCGCCGAGATGGAAGAGGAGGCCGCCGGCGGCGACGAACTCGAGCAGAAGGCCGACGAGTACGGCTTCGACTACGTCCGGCTGGACGGCAACGTCGGCATCATCGGCAACGGTGCCGGGCTCGTGATGACGACGCTCGACCTGGTCGACTACTACGGCGGCGAACCCGCCAACTTCCTCGACGTGGGTGGCGGCGCGAAGGCCGCCCGCATCGCGAACGCGCTCGATATGGTGTTCTCCGACGACAACGTCGATAGCGTCGTCTTCAACATCTTCGGCGGGATCACGCGCGGCGACGAGGTCGCCCGCGGGATCAACGAGGCGCTCGAGCAGTTCGACGAGATCCCCAAGCCGGTCGTCGTCCGACTCGCCGGCACGAACTGGGAGGAAGGTATGGAAATTCTCAACGAGGACCTCGTGACGGTCGAACAGACCCTCGAGGACGCGGTCCAGCGTGCCGTCGAGTACGCTGGGGAGGTGAACGACCAATGAGCGTACTAGTCGACGAGGACACGCGCGTCGTGGTACAGGGCATCACCGGCGGGGAAGGGAAGTTCCACGCCGAACAGATGATGGAGTACGGCACCAACGTCGTCGCCGGCGCGGTCCCCGGCAAGGGCGGCCAGGAAGTCAGCGGCGTCCCCGTCTACGACACGGTCCACGAAGCGGTCGACGAGGAGAACGCGGACACGTCCGTGATCTTCGTCCCGCCGGCGTTCGCCGGCGACGCGGTCTTCGAATCGCTCGACTCCGATCTCGACCTCGCGGTCGCGATTACCGAGGGCATTCCGACGCAGGACATGGCGCGGGTCAACAAGCGCCTCTCCGAGACCGACACGCGACTCATCGGTCCGAACTGTCCCGGCCTCATCACGCCCGGCGAGGCCAAACTCGGCATTCTCCCCGGCAACATCTTCGCCGAGGGGAACGTCGGTCTGGTCTCCCGCTCCGGGACCCTGACCTACCAGGTCGTCGACAGCCTGACCAACCGTGGCATCGGACAGACCACGGCAATCGGTATCGGCGGCGACCCGATCATCGGCACGGACTTCGTCGACGCCCTCGAGCTGTTCGAGGACGACCCCGACACCGACGCCATCGTCATGTGCGGCGAGATCGGCGGCGAGGACGAGGAAGAGGCTGCCGCGTTCATCGACGACTACGTCGACACGCCGGTTGCCGGCTTCATCGCGGGCCGCACGGCACCGCCGGGCAAGCGCATGGGCCACGCCGGTGCGATCGTCTCCGGCTCCGGGACCGGAACCGCCGAGAGCAAGATCTCGGCGCTCAACGACGCCGGCGTCCCCGTCGGCGACACGCCCGAGGAAGTCGCCGACCACATCGAAGAGTTCCTGTCGTAATTCACTCGAGCGTACTCGCGGGCCGCGCCTGACCGGCCCCCGTCGCTCGCTCGTTTTGCGGTTTCGGCTACTGTCGGTCAGTCGCTGTTCGGAAACCGTTTCCTGAACCCGTCTCGACACCGCAGGTGCCGTCAGTCGCTCGCACTACGATTAGGGCCGTAGCCGTCGCGTTTCGTCGTATGCCAGTCCACATCGAGTGCGATGCGTGCGGGCGGGAGCATTCGATTCCGGACCGGCCGGACGATTCGGAAACGGGCGGAACACACTGTCCCGACTGCGGTGCGAAATCGTTCACGGTCCGTCGGGCGGGACTCGGGTGGCATCCCGACCCGTGATAGCGGGATCCGCGTCGGAAAACGAACAGCGACCGTCAGCGAAATCCGGGCTGGGGCGTGCGTCGCAACCGATACACCGTCGCGCTCGAGTGCCGCGGGATCGGTCGATGCAATCCGGGGGGTATCCGTCAGAACAATCCGGTGACGGCCGCCCAGAGTCGGCCGAAGAAGCCGGCGGATTCGGTGTCGTCCGTCGTGGATTCGCCGTCGTCCGCGTCGTCGGGTTCGGTAGCGTTCGAATCAGTTCCGATGGTCGAATCCGTCCCGTTTTCCTGGGCTGAAACGGCGATACTCGAGTTCGAGGGTGCCGTCTCCTCCGTGTCGGCGTCGGACGACGGGCGCTCGTCCGGTTCGGATTCGGTTTCGGCGAGCCGATCGGCAATCTCGTCGACGGCTCCGGCATCGTCGTCGGCGTTTCGAACGGTCGCGTCCGACGATGTTTCCGGGTCCGTCTCGGCGGTTGGCGGTTCCTCGTCGACAGTCCCGTTCGGTTCGTCCGATGCGGGATTTGCGTCGGACTCCTGGGGTTCCTCCGAGACGGAACTCTCGTCGGACTCGTCCGTTTCGATCCACAGGAACTGCTGGTCTTTCGTTCGGCCCGTGAGAAGGAGGTCCTCGAGTTCGTCGTCGTCGGCCAATAAATCGTCGTGAACTGCCGTCTCCCGCTCGGGGTCGGGCTCGTCCGCGCTCGCGATGATGTCGTCCGGACTGTCGTCCGCGAGAACGTCGTCGGCGCCGCCCTCGTCCGTTACGTCGGCGCGGAGCTGGTCGAAGACGTCGGCCGCCGTCCTGTCCTCGACGGGATCGGTCTCTTCCGCCTCGGCGGCGTCGCCGTCCGTCGATTCGGTCCAGCGGTTCTCCCCCGAATCGCCGTCCTCGAGCTCCCCGAACAACTCGTCGACACTCGCGCCCGCATCGAACGCGGTGTCGCCCGGATTGTCGATCTTGCTATCTGTCATAAACCCGTTCACGTCTAGATCATAATCACGCGTCTTTAATTTTTGGAATTTTTCCAGTCACGATTGATGAGATATGTGATGTATTAGTGTATTGGCCGTTAGGCGGTACCGACGAGGTCGGAAGTTGACAAGTAGGGAACGAACGGCTCTCGGAGAAGACAATCGGCAAAATCGCGGCTCGAGCCGGGAAATGGGACGCCGCGGCTCCGCTCCCTCAGTCGGCGGGTCGCGGCACAAGCCCTATTACTCGATACGATGAATGCGAAAGGGTACCATGACTGGGATCGAGTACGACGACTTCCTGGACCTCGGGTACGAACCCGGAGCGACGGAGTTGGTCTGTGAATTCACCATCGAACCGGCGGCGGACATGTCCGTGGAGGCCGCGGCGAGCCGAGTCGCGTCGGAGTCCTCGAACGGAACGTGGGCCGCGCTACACGTCGACGAGGACGAACTGACGGACCTCGGTGCGGTCGCCTGCGGAATCGACGGCGACCGGATCACCGTCGCCTACCCCGCCGAGTTGTTCGAGCCCGGCAGTATGCCACAGATCCTCTCGTGTATCGCGGGGAACATCCTCGGAATGAAGGCCGTCGACTCGATCCGGCTCGAGGACTGCCAGTGGCCGGAGTCGATCGTCGGAGAATTCCCGGGCCCCCAGTTCGGCACGAGCGTCGCACGAGAGAAACTCGATGCCGGCGACCGACCGGTGCTCGCGACGGTGCCGAAACCCAAGGTCGGCCTCTCGACCGACGCGCACGCCAGAATCGGTGAAGAGGCCTGGCGCGGCGGCATCGATCTGTTGAAAGACGACGAGAACCT
This portion of the Natrinema salinisoli genome encodes:
- the sucC gene encoding ADP-forming succinate--CoA ligase subunit beta: MKLHEYQAKSVFAEAGIPTPDSELASDVDGVVAAAEEIGYPVAVKAQVQVGGRGKAGGIKLVDDADEAREAAESILGMDLKGYHVDRVLVEEAVDFVNELYVGITMDRGEGKPVAMVSTKGGVNIEEVAEEDPDAIAREHIDPSFGMHPYQARKAVYDAGVDQSVARDVSSVLTTLYQLWDDKDGADAEINPLMVTADDEVIAADAVMNIDEDALFRQPELAEMEEEAAGGDELEQKADEYGFDYVRLDGNVGIIGNGAGLVMTTLDLVDYYGGEPANFLDVGGGAKAARIANALDMVFSDDNVDSVVFNIFGGITRGDEVARGINEALEQFDEIPKPVVVRLAGTNWEEGMEILNEDLVTVEQTLEDAVQRAVEYAGEVNDQ
- the sucD gene encoding succinate--CoA ligase subunit alpha encodes the protein MSVLVDEDTRVVVQGITGGEGKFHAEQMMEYGTNVVAGAVPGKGGQEVSGVPVYDTVHEAVDEENADTSVIFVPPAFAGDAVFESLDSDLDLAVAITEGIPTQDMARVNKRLSETDTRLIGPNCPGLITPGEAKLGILPGNIFAEGNVGLVSRSGTLTYQVVDSLTNRGIGQTTAIGIGGDPIIGTDFVDALELFEDDPDTDAIVMCGEIGGEDEEEAAAFIDDYVDTPVAGFIAGRTAPPGKRMGHAGAIVSGSGTGTAESKISALNDAGVPVGDTPEEVADHIEEFLS